Genomic window (Polycladomyces subterraneus):
GTCTGGTAGATCCGTGGAGTATATGCTTTCCCAGATGAGCGCCTGACCAAGCCGGCCGAGCGAATACCCGGAACGCGCAGGGAAGAAATCGAGGGCAACTTCCTCTAAGCGCAGCGTACTTTGCCCGCGTACTGCGCTTCGGGTCGGAGCGGACATAACCCTTCCGCAATTGGACAGTATGCACCAAACACATTCTCATTCTTTCGGCGAACCGGGTTTGGGGGATTCTGTTTTGTTGCAGGATTGATCAGATCGGTTATACTGGAATACGAGCAGATGACCGAGCCGACAGGCAATGAGCAGGAGCGTGATGGATGGTGTTGCAACGGAAAGTGTTCGCTTTGGGGGACATCGTAGAGATGAAAAAACCCCATCCGTGCGGAACCAATGCGTGGAAAGTGATTCGCATGGGGATGGATATTCGGATCAAGTGTACCGGTTGCGGCCACAGCGTGCTCTTGCCCCGGTCGCAGTTTGAAAAGAAAATGAAAAAAGTGCTGATACAAGCAGCCGAACAAGAGAGTAAGGAATGAACGTTCCGCCTGAAAAAGGCGGATTTTCGTGTGAACAAAAGTTGGGAGCGATTTGATCCCGGTCGGGGGGAGATGACAGTATGCCATTGACGACGGGCATTGTAGGATTGCCCAATGTGGGAAAATCGACGCTGTTTAATGCCATCACACGGGCGGGGGCTGAATCGGCCAACTACCCGTTTTGTACAATCGATCCCAATGTGGGTGTAGTGGATGTGCCGGACGAACGGCTGGACCGTCTGGCCGAGATGGTAAAGCCCCAGAGGGTGGTACCGACACACTTTCAGTTTACAGACATCGCTGGTTTGGTAAAGGGCGCCAGCAAGGGTGAAGGATTGGGAAACCAGTTTTTGTCCCACATTCGTGAAGTGGACGCGATCATTCACGTTGTCCGCTGTTTTGAGGATGAAAACATCACTCATGTGGCGGGTAAAGTGGATCCGGCCAGCGATATCGAAACGATTAATCTGGAATTGATCCTCGCCGATCTGGAGTCGGTGGAGCGCCGCTTGGAGCGTGTCAGCCGGCAGAAAAAAAGCGGAGACAAGATGGCGACGTTGCAGCATGCGGCACTGATCAAGCTGAAGGAGGCCCTGACGGAGGGAATGCCGGCCCGACGGGTGGAGCTGTCCGATGAGGAGCGTGAGGCGATCAAGGGAACGCTCAATTTGTTGACGGCGAAAAAAGTGCTGTATGCCGCCAATGTGGGGGAAGACGATGCGGCTGATCCGTGGTCCAATCCGTATGTGCAGGAAGTGAAGCGGATCGCAGACGAAGAAGGGGCCGAGGTGGTCCCGATCAGTGCCCAGCTGGAAGCGGAGATTGCCGAGTTGGAAGGGGAGGAACGGCGGCAATTCCTTGCGGATTTGGGTTTGGAGCAATCTGGACTGGATCGGTTGGTGGCGGCCGCGTATCAATTGTTGGGGCTGATCACCTATTTCACCGCAGGGGAAAAAGAGGTGCGGGCCTGGACGATTCGCCGGGGAACCAAAGCACCGCAGGCTGCCGGTGTCATCCATAGCGATTTTGAACGGGGCTTCATCCGCGCCGAGGTGATCGGCTATGAGGACCTCATGGCGGCAGGTTCACTCGCGGCGGCTCGGGAAAAAGGGTTGTTGCGACTGGAAGGCAAGGAATACGTCGTGCGTGATGGTGATATAATGCACTTCCGGTTTAATGTATAAAGCGTTTGAACAGGACTTCTTGCCACCGTCTATGAATTCTGTTAGAATGTAGAATTGTGGTTTTGTGTATATCCACTCCTTGTTCCTGCCGACGGGCAGGGACCGTTAAAGTCCAAAAGGAGGTGTAAAGGATGCGGAAATACGAGCTGATGTACATCGTGCGTCCGGATCTGGACGATGAGAACCTTCGCGCAACGCGGGAAAAGGTGCATTCGGTGATCACCAACAACGGCGGTGAAATCATCGAAGTGAACGAAATGGGCAAACGTCGTCTTGCCTATGAGATCAAGAAGTTCCGTGACGGCGTGTACACCGTGGTGACGTTCAACGCCACCCCGGAAGTCGTCAATGAACTGGATCGCACCATCAAGATCAATGACAACGTGATCCGCCATATGATCATCAACCTGGAAGAAAAATAAGGGTAGGTCGTTTGAGAGAGGAATCGGCGAAAAAAGGAGAGTTGTTACATGCTGAATCGGGTGGTTCTGATCGGTCGGTTGACCCGGGATCCCGAACTCCGTTACACGCCGAGCGGTGTCGCTGTGGCTTCCTTCACCATCGCTGTGGACCGTCGGTTCACCAATCAGCAAGGGGAACGGGAGACTGACTTCATCCCGATTGTTACATGGCGCCAGTTGGCGGAGAACTGCGCCAACTACCTGAAAAAAGGCCGCCTGGTCGGGGTGGACGGTCGTTTGCAGGTCCGCAGTTACGAAAACAATGAAGGACGCAGGGTTTGGGTGACGGAAGTGGTGGCTGAAGATGTCCGCTTCCTCGAACCGGCGGGAGGTGCATCCCGGAATCCCGGCATGGAGGGGGATTCCCAGCGCTTCTCGCCGAAGAGCAACAACGATTTCGACGACCCGTTTGCGGATGATGGAAAGCCGATCGACATCTCTGACGACGATCTGCCCTTCTGATACGGAATCGCTCATTGAACGAAAGGAGGATGGAACATGGCTCGCCGTCGTGGACACAAACGCCGCAAAGTGTGCTACTTTACGGTGAACAAAATCGATTACATCGATTATAAAGACGTGGACCTGCTGAAGAAGTTCATCAGCGAGCGCGGGAAAATCCTGCCGCGTCGGGTAACCGGAACTTCTTCCAAATACCAACGGCAATTGACCCGTGCGATCAAACGGGCCCGCCAAATGGCGTTGTTGCCGTACACGACCGACTAATGCGACAGGGGCGCAACAGCCCCTGTTTTTTTGCATCAGACGGTGGAGAAGGATGGAAAAGCAGGAAAAGGCGCGTGAAATGTTGAAATCACTCCTCAAAGTTCCCAAAGGAGTGTTTGCCATGAGCCGGCCGGAGCAACATGTACAGATTGCCAAAAGTGTGAAAGTGGTCGATTGGTTGAAGACGGAGATGCTGGATCAACAGGCCAATCTGTTCAAAGGGTTGCATCATGCCAATCAGCACATGATTCTTGACAGTCTGGCCAGTTTGGTTATGGCGACGTATGTCATGGCGCGCCGTTTGGGCTACTCATACAGGGAAATTGATCAGGTCGTCAGACATAAATTGCGCGAGCACATTCGTGAAGGACATCAATTGGAAGAATGGTACGGGGATCTCTCCGCACTGGACGACTACATCAACAAGAGGTGACGCGGTTTTGACGGGACCAACTGATCGGGTACGGGACGGGTTTTGGTTGTGCGCGGCATTCATCCCGCTGTTCGCCTCGCTCTTTACCCCGTTCTCCCTTTTCACCATCTGGCTTTTTCCCCTTCCATTTTTCATTCACACCGCCAAACGCTCGTGGAATTTCGCAGTTGGATTTGCGTCCGTGTTGGGATTGCTCCTTTTACTGTTCTTTCATCCGGTTGTGCTTTCGCTGGCGCTG
Coding sequences:
- the ychF gene encoding redox-regulated ATPase YchF, whose translation is MPLTTGIVGLPNVGKSTLFNAITRAGAESANYPFCTIDPNVGVVDVPDERLDRLAEMVKPQRVVPTHFQFTDIAGLVKGASKGEGLGNQFLSHIREVDAIIHVVRCFEDENITHVAGKVDPASDIETINLELILADLESVERRLERVSRQKKSGDKMATLQHAALIKLKEALTEGMPARRVELSDEEREAIKGTLNLLTAKKVLYAANVGEDDAADPWSNPYVQEVKRIADEEGAEVVPISAQLEAEIAELEGEERRQFLADLGLEQSGLDRLVAAAYQLLGLITYFTAGEKEVRAWTIRRGTKAPQAAGVIHSDFERGFIRAEVIGYEDLMAAGSLAAAREKGLLRLEGKEYVVRDGDIMHFRFNV
- the ssb gene encoding single-stranded DNA-binding protein, with protein sequence MLNRVVLIGRLTRDPELRYTPSGVAVASFTIAVDRRFTNQQGERETDFIPIVTWRQLAENCANYLKKGRLVGVDGRLQVRSYENNEGRRVWVTEVVAEDVRFLEPAGGASRNPGMEGDSQRFSPKSNNDFDDPFADDGKPIDISDDDLPF
- a CDS encoding DUF951 domain-containing protein, translated to MQRKVFALGDIVEMKKPHPCGTNAWKVIRMGMDIRIKCTGCGHSVLLPRSQFEKKMKKVLIQAAEQESKE
- a CDS encoding MazG-like family protein, whose translation is MEKQEKAREMLKSLLKVPKGVFAMSRPEQHVQIAKSVKVVDWLKTEMLDQQANLFKGLHHANQHMILDSLASLVMATYVMARRLGYSYREIDQVVRHKLREHIREGHQLEEWYGDLSALDDYINKR
- the rpsF gene encoding 30S ribosomal protein S6 — translated: MRKYELMYIVRPDLDDENLRATREKVHSVITNNGGEIIEVNEMGKRRLAYEIKKFRDGVYTVVTFNATPEVVNELDRTIKINDNVIRHMIINLEEK
- the rpsR gene encoding 30S ribosomal protein S18, yielding MARRRGHKRRKVCYFTVNKIDYIDYKDVDLLKKFISERGKILPRRVTGTSSKYQRQLTRAIKRARQMALLPYTTD